A single region of the Pseudomonas sp. PDM14 genome encodes:
- a CDS encoding PA3496 family putative envelope integrity protein: MSTGKEDLELEEDFVAEETEESSERPVEVAKTNLTKRRIIDNLLDERRLQKQLNDYDFDL, translated from the coding sequence ATGAGCACTGGCAAAGAAGACCTCGAACTCGAAGAAGACTTTGTCGCCGAGGAAACCGAGGAAAGCAGCGAGCGCCCAGTGGAGGTCGCAAAGACCAACCTGACCAAGCGTCGCATCATCGACAACCTCCTCGACGAGCGCCGTCTGCAGAAGCAGTTGAACGACTACGACTTCGACCTCTAA
- the gloA gene encoding lactoylglutathione lyase encodes MRLLHTMLRVGDLDKSIAFYTEVLGMTLLRRKDYPDGQFTLAFVGYGNEAENSVIELTHNWGVEAYELGTAYGHIALEVADVYKACEDIRQRGGKITREPGPMKHGTSILAFVEDPDGYKIELLSGKRGD; translated from the coding sequence ATGAGACTGCTGCACACCATGCTGCGCGTCGGCGACCTGGACAAGTCCATCGCCTTCTACACCGAGGTGCTGGGCATGACCCTGTTGCGGCGCAAGGATTACCCGGACGGGCAGTTCACCCTGGCGTTCGTCGGCTATGGCAACGAGGCCGAGAACAGCGTGATCGAGCTGACTCACAACTGGGGTGTCGAGGCCTACGAACTGGGCACCGCGTATGGCCATATCGCCCTGGAAGTGGCCGACGTGTACAAGGCCTGCGAGGACATTCGCCAGCGCGGCGGCAAGATCACCCGTGAGCCCGGGCCGATGAAGCACGGCACCAGCATCCTGGCCTTCGTCGAGGACCCGGATGGCTACAAGATCGAGCTGTTGTCCGGCAAACGCGGTGACTGA
- a CDS encoding argininosuccinate synthase: protein MADVKKVVLAYSGGLDTSVILKWLQDTYECEVVTFTADLGQGEEVEPARAKAQAMGVKEIYIDDLREEFVRDFVYPMFRANTVYEGEYLLGTSIARPLIAKRLIEIANETGADAISHGATGKGNDQVRFELGAYALKPGVKVIAPWREWDLLSREKLMDYAEKHAIPIERHGKKKSPYSMDANLLHISYEGGVLEDTWTEHEEDMWRWTKSPEAAPNTPTYIELTYRNGDIVAIDGKELSPATVLAELNRIGGENGIGRLDIVENRYVGMKSRGCYETPGGTIMLKAHRAIESITLDREVAHLKDELMPKYASLIYTGYWWSPERLMLQQMIDASQASVNGVVRLKLYKGNVIVTGRKSDDSLFDANIATFEEDGGAYNQADAAGFIKLNALRMRIAAGKGRKLF, encoded by the coding sequence ATGGCGGACGTTAAGAAGGTAGTTCTGGCTTATTCCGGTGGCCTGGACACCTCGGTGATCCTCAAGTGGCTGCAGGACACCTATGAATGCGAAGTGGTGACCTTCACCGCTGACCTCGGCCAGGGCGAAGAGGTCGAGCCGGCTCGCGCCAAGGCCCAGGCCATGGGCGTCAAGGAAATCTACATCGACGACCTGCGCGAAGAATTCGTGCGTGATTTCGTCTACCCGATGTTCCGCGCCAACACCGTCTACGAAGGCGAGTACCTGCTGGGTACCTCCATCGCCCGTCCGCTGATAGCCAAACGCCTGATCGAAATCGCCAACGAAACCGGCGCCGATGCCATCTCCCACGGTGCCACCGGCAAGGGCAACGACCAGGTGCGCTTCGAACTGGGCGCCTACGCGCTGAAACCGGGCGTGAAAGTCATCGCCCCGTGGCGCGAGTGGGACCTGCTGTCGCGCGAGAAGCTGATGGACTACGCCGAGAAGCACGCCATCCCGATCGAGCGCCACGGCAAGAAGAAATCGCCGTACTCCATGGATGCCAACCTGCTGCACATCTCCTATGAAGGCGGCGTGCTGGAAGACACCTGGACCGAGCACGAAGAAGACATGTGGCGCTGGACCAAGTCCCCGGAAGCCGCGCCGAACACCCCGACCTACATCGAGCTGACCTACCGTAACGGCGACATCGTCGCCATCGACGGCAAGGAACTGAGCCCGGCTACCGTGCTGGCCGAGCTCAACCGCATCGGCGGCGAGAACGGCATCGGTCGTCTGGACATCGTCGAAAACCGCTATGTCGGCATGAAGTCCCGTGGCTGCTACGAGACCCCCGGCGGCACCATCATGCTCAAGGCCCACCGTGCCATCGAGTCGATCACCCTGGACCGCGAAGTCGCTCACCTGAAAGACGAGCTGATGCCCAAATACGCCAGCCTGATCTACACCGGCTACTGGTGGAGCCCGGAGCGTCTGATGCTGCAACAGATGATCGATGCCTCCCAGGCCAGCGTGAATGGCGTGGTGCGCCTGAAGCTGTACAAGGGCAACGTCATCGTCACCGGCCGCAAGTCCGACGACTCGCTGTTCGACGCCAACATCGCCACCTTCGAAGAAGACGGCGGCGCGTACAACCAGGCCGACGCAGCAGGCTTCATCAAGCTCAATGCGCTGCGCATGCGTATCGCTGCCGGCAAGGGCCGCAAGCTGTTCTGA
- a CDS encoding flagellar protein MotY, translating into MPAAAITFQTRMEKVEWKVEGDQFECRLSQPVANFGSGEFVRRAGEQATFRLKARERWMGAGSATLLAAAAPWQPGRGDINLGPVTVVSGEVPFNSSQEQAGRLLTGLMEGRSPLVRHRTQVGGDSLEVRLLPSRFNQAYNDYLACTAKLLPVNFEQIRKAQIGFPEGGSTLDAMGQAKLDIILAFIKADPSVNRIELDGHSDNSGNRLTNRDTSRRRALAVEEYLKANGVPAEQIVVRFHGERYPLVPNNSEANRAKNRRVTMSLSREPVAEEPAPAAAPAAPAPAAAPAATS; encoded by the coding sequence ATGCCGGCTGCCGCCATCACCTTCCAGACCCGCATGGAGAAGGTGGAGTGGAAGGTCGAGGGCGATCAGTTCGAGTGCCGGCTGTCGCAACCGGTGGCCAATTTCGGCAGCGGCGAGTTCGTTCGTCGCGCCGGCGAGCAGGCCACGTTCCGCCTCAAGGCGCGTGAGCGCTGGATGGGCGCCGGCTCCGCCACGTTGCTGGCCGCTGCGGCGCCGTGGCAGCCCGGGCGCGGTGACATCAACCTGGGGCCGGTCACAGTGGTCAGCGGCGAAGTGCCGTTCAACAGCTCGCAGGAGCAGGCCGGTCGCCTGCTTACCGGTCTGATGGAAGGCCGCAGCCCACTCGTGCGCCATCGCACGCAGGTGGGTGGCGACAGCCTGGAGGTGCGCCTGCTGCCGTCGCGCTTCAACCAGGCCTACAACGACTACCTGGCCTGTACGGCCAAGCTGCTGCCGGTCAACTTCGAGCAGATCCGCAAGGCGCAGATTGGCTTCCCCGAGGGGGGCTCGACGCTCGATGCCATGGGCCAGGCCAAGCTCGACATCATTCTCGCGTTCATCAAGGCCGACCCCAGCGTCAACCGCATCGAGCTCGACGGCCACTCCGACAACAGCGGCAATCGCCTGACCAACCGCGACACCTCACGCCGCCGCGCCCTGGCGGTGGAGGAGTACCTGAAGGCCAATGGCGTGCCGGCCGAGCAGATCGTCGTGCGCTTCCATGGTGAGCGTTATCCGTTGGTGCCGAACAACAGTGAAGCCAATCGAGCGAAGAACCGTCGGGTGACCATGAGCCTGTCACGCGAACCGGTCGCCGAAGAGCCGGCACCGGCTGCAGCTCCCGCCGCGCCTGCACCGGCGGCCGCGCCGGCTGCTACTTCCTAG